The Solanum pennellii chromosome 11, SPENNV200 genome contains a region encoding:
- the LOC107005037 gene encoding pentatricopeptide repeat-containing protein At3g02650, mitochondrial: MWRSAVLSSVVAKKSFCGLQNRAFTGFLHQVSRDQTLAPVSTFESSFRYYSHCVSSKSYLCETTRFFSSNPSEQSESLGSQPFENDKDSVFGVVVEGSSVFNDDTLAVENGSDLGNTEVVVEDEDLDLEKLETLLSLLQSSGIIDGSIESSLEEIELSLNEELVVRVLETPYVPGENLISFFKWVLKKPEFVVTSKAVELLVTAICIQGRNVYALWDLVKEIGEKNKGILSDEILNELIALLSRLGKGKAAFEIFNKFGDLGCAPNADTYYFTIEALSRRSIYDWASTVCEKMLNADKLPGAEKVGKIVSFLCKGNKCRDAHLVYLSAKEKNINLPVSSIKLLISSLCRKDEGVKLAMEVLDEFPKEERKHAIKSFSHVINGLCRANDVTGEKQLRSYCSEDIKEAKNLLLKMIDAGPPPGNAVFNTVINALSKKGEMGEARKLLKVMEGRGLKPDVYTYSVIMSGYTKGGEMEEACKILNEAKKKHSCLSPVTFHTIIRGYCKLEQYDKALEVLGEMKEYGVQPNADEYNKFIQSLCLKALDWTTAEKLLEEMKENGVHLNAITKGLIRAVKELEQEEVGTNEITATA; encoded by the coding sequence TTCTTCCAAATCTTATTTATGTGAAACAACAAGATTTTTCTCATCGAACCCATCTGAACAATCCGAATCTCTAGGTTCTCAACCCTTTGAAAATGATAAAGACTCTGTTTTTGGAGTTGTTGTTGAAGGATCCTCTGTTTTTAATGATGATACCCTTGCAGTTGAAAATGGGTCTGATTTAGGAAATACTGAGGTTGTAGTGGAAGATGAGGATTTAGATTTGGAGAAATTGGAGACTTTGTTGTCTTTGTTGCAGAGTAGTGGTATTATTGACGGATCTATTGAGTCTAGTCTTGAGGAAATTGAGTTGTCTTTGAACGAGGAGTTGGTTGTTAGAGTGCTTGAGACGCCTTATGTTCCTGGGGAGAATTTGATTTCgtttttcaagtgggttttgaAGAAACCCGAGTTTGTCGTGACGAGTAAGGcggttgaattgttggttactGCAATCTGCATTCAAGGTAGGAATGTCTATGCTTTATGGGATTTGGTGAAGGAGATTGGAGAAAAGAACAAGGGAATATTGAGTGATGAGATTCTTAATGAATTGATTGCTTTATTGTCGAGATTAGGTAAAGGAAAGGCTGCATTTGAGATCTTCAATAAGTTTGGGGATTTAGGATGTGCACCAAATGCTGATACATACTATTTTACCATTGAAGCACTTTCTAGGCGATCGATTTATGATTGGGCTTCTACTGTTTGTGAGAAGATGCTTAATGCTGATAAGTTGCCTGGTGCTGAGAAAGTTGGAAAGATTGTTTCTTTTCTGTGTAAAGGAAATAAGTGTAGAGATGCACATCTGGTTTATTTGTCGgcaaaggagaaaaatattaatctGCCTGTATCTTCTATTAAGTTGTTGATCAGCTCTCTTTGTCGCAAAGATGAAGGCGTTAAACTTGCAATGGAGGTGTTGGATGAGTTCCCCAAAGAAGAGCGGAAGCATGCCATTAAGTCATTCTCACATGTCATCAATGGGCTGTGTAGGGCAAATGATGTAACAGGGGAAAAGCAGCTGCGTTCCTATTGCAGTGAAGACATTAAAGAGGCCAAAAACTTGCTCTTAAAAATGATAGATGCAGGTCCACCACCTGGCAATGCAGTCTTCAATACAGTTATTAATGCGCTCTCCAAGAAGGGAGAAATGGGAGAAGCTAGGAAACTATTGAAGGTGATGGAGGGTAGAGGTTTGAAACCTGATGTGTACACTTATAGTGTAATCATGAGTGGTTATACAAAGGGAGGTGAGATGGAGGAGGCCTGCAAGATTTTGAATGAAGCCAAAAAGAAGCACTCCTGTCTAAGTCCTGTCACTTTTCACACAATTATTCGGGGCTATTGCAAGCTCGAACAGTATGACAAGGCTCTGGAAGTATTGGGAGAGATGAAGGAGTATGGAGTTCAGCCTAATGCGGATGaatataacaaatttattcAATCTCTATGCCTTAAGGCTTTAGATTGGACAACAGCAGAGAAACTGCTTGAGGAGATGAAGGAGAATGGGGTGCATCTAAATGCAATCACAAAGGGTCTCATAAGAGCAGTTAAGGAGTTAGAACAGGAAGAAGTAGGAACAAATGAAATAACGGCTACAGCATAG